One Gossypium hirsutum isolate 1008001.06 chromosome A11, Gossypium_hirsutum_v2.1, whole genome shotgun sequence genomic window carries:
- the LOC107923671 gene encoding metalloendoproteinase 1: MAPKLSHHIISEALLLLIMQSLFVNSASHFRSLQLFEGAQKGYTLKGLNHVKQYLKAFGYYYSINDANFTDHFDSLLESALKAYQQYYRLEVTGKINSDTMKKMSTPRCGVQDVFNDSNDGFKFRMVANYTFFNGMPRWNKRQLTYKLRSSAHVISDRQLRPIIARAFGKWADVSNFTFREAWVFNPSDIVVGFHRRFHWDNYPFDGPGNVLAHAFAPEDGRLHYDADENWSTNNLTRLDQIDIESVSIHEIGHILGLGHSRDPNAIMYPYYRPGTIKRNLGQDDIDGIRALYFGR; the protein is encoded by the coding sequence ATGGCTCCCAAGCTTTCTCATCATATAATCTCAGAAGCTTTGTTGCTGCTTATAATGCAGTCTTTATTTGTTAATTCCGCATCTCATTTCAGATCTCTCCAATTATTTGAAGGAGCTCAAAAAGGATACACATtgaaaggacttaatcacgtcaAGCAATACTTGAAAGCCTTTGGGTATTATTATTCCATTAACGATGCCAATTTCACTGATCATTTCGATAGCTTGTTAGAATCTGCACTTAAAGCTTACCAACAATACTATCGTCTCGAGGTAACAGGAAAAATCAACTCTGATACCATGAAAAAAATGTCAACCCCTAGATGTGGCGTTCAAGATGTTTTCAACGACTCAAATGATGGTTTCAAGTTTCGTATGGTAGCTAACTATACCTTTTTTAATGGGATGCCTCGATGGAACAAACGCCAATTGACCTACAAGTTACGTTCTAGTGCACATGTGATTAGTGATCGACAATTAAGGCCTATCATAGCTAGGGCATTTGGTAAATGGGCTGATGTTTCCAATTTCACATTTCGGGAAGCGTGGGTATTCAATCCATCAGATATCGTGGTGGGATTTCATCGTCGTTTTCATTGGGACAACTACCCATTTGATGGCCCAGGAAATGTTTTGGCTCATGCTTTTGCACCCGAAGACGGGAGGCTTCATTACGATGCTGATGAGAATTGGAGTACTAATAATCTTACAAGACTAGATCAAATCGATATAGAATCTGTATCTATTCATGAAATAGGACATATTTTAGGACTTGGGCATAGTCGGGACCCAAATGCGATTATGTACCCATATTATAGGCCTGGAACCATCAAAAGGAATCTAGGCCAAGATGATATTGATGGCATACGAGCTCTGTACTTCGGTCGGTAA
- the LOC107924493 gene encoding protein transport protein SEC13 homolog B translates to MPAQKIETGHEDALHDVAMDYYGKRLATASSDTTIKIIGITGSSLQQLAVLHGHKGPVWGVAWAHPKFGSILASCSYDAQVIIWKENNQNEWLQAHVFNDHKSSVNSIAWAPHELGLCLACGSSDGDISVFTARDDGSWDTTRIEQAHPVGVTSVSWAPSTALGAFIGSGLLDPVQKLASGGCDNMVKVWRLYNGSWKMDYSPALQMHTDWVRDVAWAPNLGLPKSTIASASQDGKVIIWTCGKEGEQWKGAILKDFKTPVWRVSWSLTGNLLSVADANNNVTLWKETVDDEWQEVNAIEP, encoded by the coding sequence ATGCCTGCACAGAAAATCGAGACAGGTCATGAGGATGCACTCCATGATGTTGCCATGGATTATTATGGAAAACGATTGGCGACTGCTTCATCTGATACTACCATTAAGATCATTGGCATAACTGGATCTAGTTTACAGCAACTTGCTGTTCTACATGGCCATAAAGGACCTGTTTGGGGGGTTGCTTGGGCACATCCCAAGTTTGGATCAATCCTTGCATCGTGTTCTTATGATGCCCAGGTGATAATCTGGAAGGAAAATAATCAAAACGAGTGGCTGCAGGCCCATGTTTTTAATGATCATAAGTCATCTGTGAACTCCATTGCATGGGCACCCCATGAGCTTGGCCTCTGTTTGGCCTGCGGGTCTTCTGATGGGGATATATCAGTCTTTACCGCTAGGGATGATGGTAGTTGGGATACCACCAGGATAGAGCAAGCTCACCCTGTTGGAGTAACCTCAGTCTCGTGGGCACCATCAACCGCACTCGGTGCTTTCATTGGATCTGGTCTACTGGATCCTGTTCAGAAGCTGGCCTCTGGTGGATGTGACAATATGGTCAAAGTATGGAGGCTGTATAATGGGAGTTGGAAGATGGACTACAGCCCTGCCCTCCAGATGCACACTGATTGGGTGCGGGATGTTGCTTGGGCACCCAACTTGGGGCTCCCAAAATCCACCATTGCAAGTGCTTCTCAGGATGGGAAAGTTATTATATGGACTTGCGGTAAAGAAGGGGAACAATGGAAGGGTGCGATTTTGAAGGATTTCAAGACCCCAGTTTGGAGGGTCTCATGGTCGCTGACTGGAAACTTATTGTCGGTTGCCGATGCCAATAACAATGTTACATTGTGGAAAGAAACGGTTGATGATGAGTGGCAAGAAGTGAATGCTATTGAGCCATGA